Genomic window (Gadus chalcogrammus isolate NIFS_2021 chromosome 3, NIFS_Gcha_1.0, whole genome shotgun sequence):
GCCCCGGGAACCATGGCGGcgccacaggtgtgtgtgtgtgtcttagcgtGAAAGACTTTGGAAGGATAGAATTAATACATACACTTAAAGCTGCACTCGGTCACTTCTTCTACTGCAGCTATTATTCCGAAACTAGAAGGTCTCTCAGGAATAACGCACATTTTTCCCCTCTCCCGTTCAAGCCACTAGGGGGGGCCAATGGGGAAACTTGGCAGCACTGTGATGCGGGATAGGGCCAGGATAGGATAGTTAGGTCGGTAGGGTATTCAACTCCTATCCAACCGGTACTGGGTCAAACTCCCCCCCCTGTCTGCAGCAGACCTGTAGACCTCATTGAACATGATTCCTGGCCCTACCCTTGGATAGATAACAAAAAAGTGATGTTAAAGTGTGCACTGTGTTAATAGTTAATTGCTATTCCTCAAGTGCTTGTAATGAGAACACATCAACAATCAAAACATTGTCAAAGCCTTTTCAAGAGCTTCTCTGATAAAAAAGACAATATATAGCAAAATATCGCAAACAATGTTTTCTGAAACATCTGTACAAAGAAGTCACTGAGGGAGAGAAGGGCCTCTGGCTGTTTGTCTAATCTGAATGTAATTGGCAGATAACGTACAAGCGGACGCGTCGGAGCGCTCCACCTAATTGCGACACCTCCCACTGGTAGAAACCATTATGGAAGTTTACCCCCCGCCGCCGCTCGTCAGCCTCATTAGTTCTGCACCGTGTGAGCGCCGTCTGAGGCTGGCGCCCGCCAGCGCTGTAGTACTCGCCACCGATCGTCATTTGGGCCGTGTTTATCTGACGTCgtcgccctcctcccccagagcGGGCGCGGGGCTCCCAGTCGGACGACGGCTCCTCGGACGTGTGCGTGATCGGCTCGGAGGTGCACCTGGACGTCAGCTACCTGCACTACCTGTACGACGCGCGCCTGGGCATCTCCGAGTGCATGCGCGCCTGCCAGGTGTGGTCGGCGCCCTACGACGGCCGGGACCCCCCCGTCGAGGACTACCCGCCCCCGGGGGAGGCGCGCCTGGGCCCGGCGGCCCCGCCcctgcacccccctcccccgccgccgccgtccacGTCGGcgtcgtcatcgtcgtcgtccACCCAGCATCGCCACCCCacgctggccccgcccccggagcCGGCGTCGACCAATCAGCAGGAGCTGGAGTGGGACGACAGCTACGACGCCTGCCCCGCGCAGGGCGCCGGAGGGGCGGAGCCGGAGGGGGGCCAggccctcccccggccccccgccgccgAGCCCCCCCAACACATCCAGGAGATGAGGCGGACGGCCATCATGTTGGTGCGGGGGTCCTACGTCGAGGAGTCGGACTTCCAGGACGACGTGATGGTCTACGACCTGGTGGCCAAGAGGACCACCGCTGAcgccgccgggggggggggcgaccccGCCGCCCTCAGGTCCCCCCCGGGCGACTCGGCTCTGCCGTCGGACGCCACGGAGTCGGCGGGGGACGGGCCGAGCCGAGCAGATTCGTCCGCACCCGCCTcggcgcccccctcccccggggaGAGAGACTGCGCCGCTACCCCGGAGAGCCCCCGGGTGGACGACCTGCTCACCCAGTACCAGGAGCTCATCGGCACCCTGAGCGCCGAGGTGGGCGTGGGGTCCGGGGGCGGAGAGCCCGCCGCATGTCCCGCCCCCaccctggaggagggggaggaggaggagatggagggcatGGAGGTGGACTACAGCTCCTTCTCCGCAGACACCCCGGAGCCAGAGAAGTCGCCGCTGGGCGCCAAGCACCCCCGGCCCGGAGGTCGAGGCCACGCTGTGCCTTTTACAGGTGAGGCCACAAAgtaaaacacagagacaggaggGATACACAAGAGACATCAAACAGAGCCTTCTAGCAGTCCTTATGAAGCCATTTTCTGAATTCAACAAAATTCCAATTCTGAATATTTGATTGGCGTTTTGTGGCTTTATGAAAAGGACAGTAAAACCAGTCAGGAAAGTTAGGAATGACACGGCATAGGAACGCTATCGAAATCCAACCCAGGTCCCTACAAGTCCCATTGCCCTCAGCATTGTAACATTATAAATAACATCGTTAAAACCGTGTAATCCCAGCGTGACCCTGAAGCGTCTCCCCCTCTGTGCAGGCCCGTTTGTCAGCGTGCTGCTGTCCCGTCTGGAGAACATGCTGGAGAACTCTGTGCACGTGAACCTGCTGCTGACGGGCATCCTGGCCCAGCTGGCCGCCTACCCCCAGCCCCTGCTGCGCTCCTTCCTGCTCAACACCAACATGGTGTTTCAGCCCAGCGTGCGCTCCCTCTACCAGGTAAcacctgccgtgtgtgtgtgtgtgtgtgtgtgtgtgtgtgtgtgtgtgtgtgtgtgtgtgtgtgtgtgtgtgtgtgtgtgtgtgtgtgtgtgtgtgtgtgtgtgtgtgtgtgtgtgtgtgtgtgtgtgtgtgtgtgtgtgtgtctttattaccGGGAAATGAAACTGAGTTGTGCAAAGGTCGTGATCATGATTTTGATAATAATTCTCCTTAAAACACAAAACTGGAATGATTTCACTAACGAATACCATGTTCATGAAATCCAAATGAAATCTCATTCTCACAATCAAATTGTATACTATACAGTTATTTTTAAGTTGGCGCTGGTAATATTTATTAGCCGATTACTATTTAAAGATGTGTACACAAAGATTTGCACGTAAAGATATGTCTGTCAAGTCCATATCTATCGCCAAATGGGGCAACACAATGGTGACTGAGCTTATGGCCCACTGTTGAAAGCCCTTGTATTTGGAGTATCATGAACTTAGCAAGCTTGATGTTGGTGGGCCACAGTATCTCATGGACAAATGGTCACCTACTGACAAATGTGTTGCCATAGAGAACCAAAAGGAAATCTTCAAGATTGCCACTTAAAGCCGTTGAAGCACACGTCAGAATTTCAGCAAAGTGTTTGGGAAACCTTGACACTTGTAGTGCTTGATctctgtgtccttgtgtgtgtgtgtatgtgtacgtgtgtgtttccaggtcCTCGCCTCCGTCAAGAACCAGATAGAGGATCTGACGGAGAGCCGGAAGGACTTCCCAGGGATGATCACAGCTGCACAACACTGGCTTCTGGCCAGGGAGAGCTCCCTCGGAGCAGCAGGTATATaaacatctgtctgtctgtctgcctccctgcctccttccttgtccgtctgtctatctcACTGTCTGTCATTCATCAGATGACCTGCTGTGTAAAATGTAGCCTAGGTTGAGGAATTGCATTAGAAAGGTATTTAAACCTCTTGTATGTCTAACATTCTAAGTCTGTGGTTGTAAACCAACTATTGTTGGGACTTTGATGGAGCATcaacaatcaaatcaaattggACTGTATTAATTATTGGCATTCATCGTTCAATGTATTACATATTGATTGATTAATGCTAATCCATCGGAATTGGTTTGCTGGTAAGGGAAGGAGCTGTTGATTAGCTTCCATTTTATTTGCTTTGATCCCGTGCCGAGCTAATTAGGATCTGCAGTATTATTAATGTTGGGTTCCCTCCTGGACCTTAAAGTATTTCTCTCAGTGCAGCTGAGTTATGTCTTGACCATAGGGACCAGATGAACATCACTCAAGTTTTAGACATGTTGCTGATGGAGTTCTCCCAATAGTTTCACAGTTGTACAAGttgtcgtacacacacacacacacacacacacacacacacacacacacacacacacacacacacacacacacacacacacacacacacacacacacacacacacacacacacacacacacacagatataaggCTTCAAACTAAGCGTTGGATCTTCTTTAAACAGAATACACAAGCTGTGTTCCCTTCACTTTGTTGATTCCATGTCAAAAACGTTTGAAAGTGATTCTTTCATGATAATCATTAATAGTAATGAACATCCTAAATACGCAGACTACAAACAAGATTACAACCCAGTAAGTGCGGGTGCATCTAGTGTGAAATAAACTCACTTGACAgcgagagaaataaaaaacatgtgtgtgtgtttcagactcAGCTAAGGGAGGAGCCGGTGCCATCGTCTcggaggggtcaaaggtcaacgcCTCTCCGCAGCCCAAGGGTGTGGTCTCGCTGGCCAACACGGAGGTGTTCGCTGCCGTGCTCTTCACAGAGTTCCTGAAAGAGCTGGCGGCCATCGCCCAGGAGCACTCCATCCTCTCTTACATTCCTATGGAAGAGtgacaccagccccccccccccccccccccccacggcctCCACCCACTATTTTTattcaaaaatacatttttaaagacTTCCTTCTCTGCTTCAAGCACTATACCATGAAGAATGAAGATTTCTGAACATTTTTAAaagattttctttaaatcagaTAGTGATAAATTATGTGTTTTTATTCCAAGAATGTGTTGGGGTTTGGTGGAGTATCTGCACTAGCCTACAGTAAAGATAGGAAAAATATACAATAATGGGGTTGCCTATACTCTGTCTGCACTCTGATGCACCCCACTCCACCTTatatgtaaatatttattttagcaAATATTTGTAACTACGGAATAGCTTATAATAGCCAGATTCAGGTCAACCCACCAAAGATTGAATCGTAACTATTCTCTTCAGTCAGATGGATCCAAGATGGCCACTCGGTGAATAAGGCCCAATATACACCATTACCATATGGCTTATTTTTAAGAAGCCTGCTGAAGTACACACAAATGTTAGGGCAGAGAAGCCTCAACTATAATGAAATGATGTCAATGACCGTAATCTCTCTGCTATTCCATAGCTCGGCCTGCCTTAGACGATTTCTGCCTTTTTGTTGCCATAGGATGACATTAGCTAGCCCTGTGTGAAGGCTAGCTCTCCACTGTTGCTCAGACAGATGAGAAGATGGGTTAGGATTTGAATACAGCAATTGTTAcatttgcatttgcatttgttttgctattttatttttttagcgaCATTATCATTCTTCAAAGTAATATTCTAAACAAACTTATTTTCAGTTCAAGCTGCACCTCAGGAACCAATGAGTACTTATTTGTCACAATTCAAAATAACACATCGGCAAGAAATTCACAGGTGTACTATGTGCAAAAGATGACAGTTGACTTGTTTGGCACAAATAGAATATTACTTGTTCTACTTTTCCTTATTTAGTAAAGCTTCATTATATTCTTGTATGACAAATGTTTCCAAGAGATatatcactatgcaaatgaaaGATATTTTGGGCTATGACTAGTATTTTGCTTTGGGAATGGGTATTTAAGCTTTTTTAGATTGTTAATTAATTGGTTCTCTATCGATTATCGTATAGAGACTATAGTTGTGTGGCGCTGTTCTTTACTATGGGAATGCGTTGAGCCTTGTATGGAGTCTGTGTCGTTATGATAATGTCACATTGAGGcgggtgtttgttgatttacTGTGTCACGTTGGAAACACTCAAGACCCCAGACAGGGGGTTGTCCATCCTACATTATCTCCATGTTCTGACTGAACACCTCGCATCAGAACGGAGTCATTAAGGTTCATACTGTTACAAAGCTCCCCTTTGTGGCGTCCCTTTGTAGAGCAGTGTTTACTTAGTGCCTGACTTTGGATTTTGGTTCATTTCTTGCCTTGACTTGCCTCGTGGATTAACAAAGGAATAAAACCATATTATAGTTACCTCAAATGTTATACATCTGTATACTGGAATTATTCTCATtgagcaaagaaaaaaaaaaaagatgtatataTTGTCTTGTTCAGTGACAACTGTTGCTTGTTTCTGGTTTTATCGGTGGGTAGTTTTCCCCTTTTATTCACGTCTTTTCATCGTTTTATATTCAGAAACATGGATTATGAACTTTTGAGGGTTTTAACAAACAAATTGTATTGGTAGAAATAAGCAAGAGTGGTATTTGCCTAAGCATGAAAAACTATTTGATTAAAATATTGAACTTCTTTTAGTAGTTTGGTAGAATTTAGTGAGAAGACTTAAAAAAGCCAGCAATCCTTTTGAATTGAATGAACAGAAAACATGTCTGTATTTGAAGAttgtttataaaatatatatgtacgGATTCTACTATGCGGTAGAATCACATGGAATGTACTGAGGACAATCAAAGTCGTTTCACAATCTCTTTTTGGGGATAATGCCATTTTCTCTTTCAAACCTAGGGTACTGTGGCACTTTGATAACGTTTTTATTCAACAGCACTCTGCAGTGGACTTGACGGCCCAAACAGTTTTTCTATTTTGCATAAAGGCTAGGTTATTCTTCCAATTATTGCGTTTCAGGAAAAACTGGTATCGTTTAAATGGAAAAATACTTTTTCTGTATGTTTTTATCCAAAAGAAACTTGTTCAATTTGCAGTGCAGTCTTCAAAGATTTGGGCCTAATTAAAGCGTTGCATTTTTCTATTCGGCTGCATTCAGATTTTTGAGACACAAAGGCATGTCCTGTTTAATAAAAACCTCTTGTCAAATCACTGTGTTTGCCCTTTTATTCGCAATCATTCAACCATATTTTATATTTGCACTTCACGGTTTATTTGAAATCTTTCGAGAGCAGTTTCAGAAATCGTTTCAAGTACAAGGACAAATCCAGTAGCTGTCAGCTATGA
Coding sequences:
- the fhip1aa gene encoding FHF complex subunit HOOK-interacting protein 1A codes for the protein MMASMVANGNRDGQPLVLKGVDPETCMIVFKNHWTQVVKILEKHDPLRSGGGLPLLASISLSVGGGGGGGIRFGPVPSVDEASAVQNYVEHMLFLLMEEDSGREGAMGPILEFVVMENVMERLFVWSLRREFSDDMKLEQLKMYEALVGQARQPVLHHKPVLRPLMMLLSACADAEAPGVEGQLVLLLHQLCCVLAKDPSVLELFFHTSEDQGAANFLIFSLLIPFLHREGGVGQQARDALLLIMALSAENQRVAEHIAQNTYFCPVLATGLSGLYSSLPTKLEVPNEEWHCLHGDDWARMPPLVQFLNSLEFCNAVVQVAHADIRDQLLGYIYNGFLVPVLAPALHKLTLEEVMTTTAYLELFIRSVSEPALLQTLLTFILLHRHDNVHILDTLVSRINTPYQLGTVSLALFRTLIGLYCEDVMLQLILRYLIPCNHMMLSQRCVVRERDCYSVSAAKMLALTPSCCTPEHAPPPLRQLDSIVWTRGHAAGPGNHGGATERARGSQSDDGSSDVCVIGSEVHLDVSYLHYLYDARLGISECMRACQVWSAPYDGRDPPVEDYPPPGEARLGPAAPPLHPPPPPPPSTSASSSSSSTQHRHPTLAPPPEPASTNQQELEWDDSYDACPAQGAGGAEPEGGQALPRPPAAEPPQHIQEMRRTAIMLVRGSYVEESDFQDDVMVYDLVAKRTTADAAGGGGDPAALRSPPGDSALPSDATESAGDGPSRADSSAPASAPPSPGERDCAATPESPRVDDLLTQYQELIGTLSAEVGVGSGGGEPAACPAPTLEEGEEEEMEGMEVDYSSFSADTPEPEKSPLGAKHPRPGGRGHAVPFTGPFVSVLLSRLENMLENSVHVNLLLTGILAQLAAYPQPLLRSFLLNTNMVFQPSVRSLYQVLASVKNQIEDLTESRKDFPGMITAAQHWLLARESSLGAADSAKGGAGAIVSEGSKVNASPQPKGVVSLANTEVFAAVLFTEFLKELAAIAQEHSILSYIPMEE